GGTTGGATTCCCTGTTCGCCACATGAAGATTTGATACGAGCCGATTACAGAATTTTGCCCAAAAAGAACCATTTTTTTGGTTGTGCTATTCATCAATCCAGTGGACTTGAACTCTGAAGGAAGTAACTTTCCCAATTGGGCCCGGATTTTTGTTATTGGCTTCAAAAGAAGTGATTTTCCTTCTTAACCTTGGATTTACTCGTGTAAAAAAATCGGGTTTTTATCTGAGATACTATTTGTTGATTTAGGTTTTCGGCCTGGCAGATCCAAGAGAACGCCGAATTTTGGTTGATTTCGCCGCGATTTTTGGTCTGATCGGGAGGCCCCCGAGCCTGTTTTTTCGCGTGAAGcaagtatttttctttttgcgcCATGTCCATGGCGTTGAGCCGCTTCACGCAATGGCTGTGGccggggggcgccgccgcccgggtgGCCACCCACGAGCTCCCGGGCACGGCGCTCACAAGCTCCTCCTTCCCGGACTTCCCCTCCGGGTTCCGGGAGCCCGACACCGTCACGTTCtacaccgccggccgccgcacgcggCCAAGGAGGGCCCGGAACCGGCGCCGCAGCCGCGGGGAGCCTAGGGTCGACAGGGAGTACGACATGGTCATCGTGCCGTCCGACGGCGGCGGGTGCCTGTCTGGGTCGGACTCTGACGACTCCGACTGGTCCATCGGCTGGCTCGAGCCCCAGGCGCCGGAGCTGCAGACGGACGGCGACCCCGAGAACTGCTTCGCCGTCCTCGTGCCGTGCTACCGCCATGGCCGCCCAGAGCAGCCTGAGAGGCGCGAGGGCAGGTTTCTTGGCGCCGGAGCCCTGGCCGACGGTGGCCTCTCTGGTGAGCATGCTGATCTGATATGCGAATTCGATGTGCTTTCTTCAAAGCTCACAAGTGGCCATGCTATTTTAGTTATATTTATGAAAGGATTTAGTCGTGCTATTTTAGTTATGTGAATTCAATTTAATTGCTTATGTTTGTGGAAAGATTCAGTTCTGTTGTTGTTTCGGATTGGGAGGAAATCATATACTAGCAACAGCACGCATACGGTCTGCTGTAGAATTAGGAAAGAATCTTGTGAGCTGGCTGATTCTTGTGTGCTAGTACTTAAGTACTCTGAATAGTTCAGTCTTCTGTTTCACAAGCTGACATAAACTTCCTGGATTCGGCACTTTTCAGTTACAAATTCTTGTTTTGGCAATAATTTCAGTTTGTTAAGCTGACATAACATAAAGTAATAGGATAAGGAGCTAATGTCTTTAGCAGGTAGATTGGCTTTCTTTCCCCCTTTTCTGATAGAAATTTGTGGTCAGATGCTAATAGGCAGCTAGAGTTATTCCCCCAATGATTGCTTTGTATGTGAATATGTAGTGTTCTTCTTTGATTATTTGGTTCAGTAATGAGCTGCACGGAGTAGTTCTACCGCATTTGTGGGAGTAGATTGGCCTACTAGTCATATGCCATTTTCATGATTTGTGTGCTATTGATTCATAGGTTAGGTGGCTTACTTTGTACTATTGTCTTGCAATATAGTTTTAGTTTGTTTATAAAGTTCATCTTGTACTCAACAGTTTGGTACACTAAGACTTGTCGTTTACCTTTGGTTTTAAAAGTTAATAATCCATGTCCTTTTAGTTAGAGTACctcagggggtgtttagttggtgaaaaagtttgggtttggggtactgtagcacattttgttgttatttggtaattaatgtcaaattataaattaattaggcttagaAGATTCATCTCGTTCTAATCAGTTAAATtgtgtgtaattagttattttttaaagtGTATTTAAT
This portion of the Panicum virgatum strain AP13 chromosome 2N, P.virgatum_v5, whole genome shotgun sequence genome encodes:
- the LOC120660539 gene encoding uncharacterized protein LOC120660539; the encoded protein is MSMALSRFTQWLWPGGAAARVATHELPGTALTSSSFPDFPSGFREPDTVTFYTAGRRTRPRRARNRRRSRGEPRVDREYDMVIVPSDGGGCLSGSDSDDSDWSIGWLEPQAPELQTDGDPENCFAVLVPCYRHGRPEQPERREGRFLGAGALADGGLSDGKNFVEQWLSSLQN